Proteins encoded by one window of Kribbella flavida DSM 17836:
- a CDS encoding SOS response-associated peptidase family protein, which yields MCGRYASTASRVNLLEQFVVDEQNADELRGPDCNVASTKNNPVVIARVPGGASDAEAAPVRELRSFRWAYSPNLQVSPRNPSGLRR from the coding sequence TTGTGTGGACGGTACGCATCAACAGCCAGCCGGGTGAACCTGCTGGAGCAGTTCGTCGTCGACGAGCAGAACGCCGACGAGCTGCGAGGACCGGACTGCAACGTCGCCTCGACCAAGAACAACCCGGTCGTGATCGCCCGGGTCCCGGGCGGCGCCAGCGATGCCGAGGCTGCTCCGGTGAGGGAGCTGCGCAGCTTCCGGTGGGCGTATTCACCGAACTTGCAGGTGAGTCCGCGAAATCCCTCTGGTTTGCGGAGATGA
- the bla gene encoding class A beta-lactamase: protein MGSAVLGASVLAACSGEEPASAPVVESSTTTPSPTAVRTPEQPAYGVAFGKLEKKYGARLGVYAVDTGSGREIAHRADERFAYASTFKALAAGAVLRKYTLQGMGKVVKYSESDLLANSPITEKHVATGMTLRELCDAAVRYSDNTASNLLFDALGGPKGLDAVLAELGDNVTQMEQRELELSVWDPSNPRDTSTPRAFARNLRTFVLGDALRAPERAQLTTWLRTNLTGAELIRAGMPKGWVVGDKTGTAATYGGRNDIAVVWPPGRAPIVLAIFSNRPAAEAEHDNRLLAEAARVVAAAYAR from the coding sequence GTGGGCAGTGCGGTGCTGGGGGCGTCGGTGCTGGCGGCGTGCAGTGGAGAAGAACCGGCGTCGGCGCCGGTGGTTGAGTCGTCAACGACGACGCCGAGCCCCACGGCGGTGAGGACTCCCGAGCAGCCGGCGTACGGCGTGGCGTTCGGGAAGCTGGAGAAGAAGTACGGCGCCCGGCTCGGGGTGTACGCCGTCGACACCGGGAGCGGGCGGGAGATCGCGCACCGGGCGGACGAGCGGTTCGCGTACGCGTCGACGTTCAAGGCGCTGGCGGCGGGCGCGGTCCTGCGGAAGTACACGCTGCAGGGAATGGGCAAGGTGGTCAAGTACTCCGAGAGCGATCTGCTCGCCAACTCCCCCATCACCGAGAAGCACGTCGCCACCGGGATGACGCTGCGGGAGCTGTGTGACGCGGCGGTGCGCTACAGCGACAACACCGCCTCCAACTTGCTGTTCGACGCGCTCGGCGGGCCGAAGGGACTGGACGCCGTACTGGCCGAGCTCGGCGACAACGTCACCCAGATGGAGCAGCGGGAGCTCGAGCTGAGCGTGTGGGATCCCTCGAACCCCCGCGACACCAGTACGCCGCGCGCCTTCGCGCGGAACCTGCGCACCTTCGTGCTCGGCGACGCGTTGCGCGCACCGGAGCGGGCACAGCTGACGACCTGGCTGCGGACCAACCTGACCGGGGCGGAGCTGATCCGCGCCGGGATGCCGAAGGGCTGGGTGGTCGGCGACAAGACCGGCACCGCCGCCACGTACGGCGGGCGCAACGACATCGCGGTGGTCTGGCCGCCGGGCCGGGCGCCGATCGTGCTGGCGATCTTCTCGAACCGGCCGGCGGCGGAGGCGGAGCACGACAACCGGTTGCTCGCCGAGGCCGCGCGGGTGGTCGCCGCGGCGTACGCGCGCTGA
- a CDS encoding antitoxin: MGVFDNLKDKATDAVDNHGDKASDGLDRAGDMVDDRTGGQHGDKIDQGVDVAKDRLDGLDGQDDDIENRQ; this comes from the coding sequence ATGGGCGTTTTCGACAACCTCAAGGACAAGGCCACGGACGCGGTCGACAACCACGGCGACAAGGCCTCGGACGGCCTGGACCGCGCCGGCGACATGGTGGACGACAGGACCGGCGGCCAGCACGGCGACAAGATCGACCAGGGCGTCGACGTGGCCAAGGACCGGCTGGACGGCCTCGACGGCCAGGACGACGACATCGAGAACCGTCAGTAG
- a CDS encoding NIPSNAP family protein — protein MITCVVEYVVDPAKIEQFEQFAQRWMELVNRHGGTHHGYFLPSEGASDKALALFSFPSLAEYEQYRALFGVDPDFVAADRIRDESGCVLRYDRTFMRPLLP, from the coding sequence ATGATCACCTGCGTTGTCGAGTACGTCGTGGATCCGGCGAAGATCGAGCAGTTCGAGCAGTTCGCGCAGCGCTGGATGGAGCTGGTCAACCGGCACGGCGGCACGCACCACGGGTACTTCCTGCCGTCGGAGGGCGCCAGCGACAAGGCGCTGGCGCTGTTCAGCTTCCCCAGTCTCGCGGAGTACGAGCAGTACCGGGCGTTGTTCGGTGTGGATCCCGACTTCGTCGCCGCGGACCGGATCCGGGACGAAAGCGGGTGCGTACTGCGCTACGACCGGACGTTCATGCGGCCGTTGCTGCCGTGA
- a CDS encoding FAD-dependent oxidoreductase, whose translation MVSVWTATAEVPQYDVLRADRRADVAVIGGGLIGLTTALLLAQEGKQVVLLEARRIGSRTSGNTTAKVTSQHGAIYADLVDRHGEDTARQYATANQQGVEQVAQLAETLRIDCELIRTPAYVYSAQSADGLRREAEVAASLGLPAVFDEDPQIGVPAVGAVRFDDQVQFHPLKYLAGLATAFVAAGGQIFEDSRVVAVDEKDDQAQVSTESGPVVTADQVVMATLLPLGMTGGYFARARPQQSHGIAVRLPVEAPAGMAISTDSPVRSTRPWPGGGPNGLIVVGGGHETGDVEDTEAIYASLLDWVGSTWNFAPTAEYRWSAEDFSTPDLLPYVGRSPGSDRTFVATGMHKWGLSNGTAAARQLAEQIAGRDDPWNGLYDAGRIGGPRAVAKVIKDNLKVGVDFAGGHLARALSGGLDHLEIGQGGLFEVDGEKVGAYRDRDGTLHTVKPVCSHLGCPLAWNNADTTWDCNCHGSRFTPDGDVLDGPAVKPLDRS comes from the coding sequence ATGGTTTCTGTCTGGACGGCGACGGCCGAAGTTCCCCAGTACGACGTACTGCGCGCTGACCGGCGCGCCGACGTGGCGGTGATCGGTGGCGGGTTGATCGGCCTCACCACCGCGCTGCTGCTCGCGCAGGAGGGCAAGCAGGTGGTCCTGCTCGAAGCCCGGCGGATCGGCTCCCGGACCTCGGGCAACACCACCGCCAAGGTGACGTCGCAGCACGGCGCCATCTACGCCGACCTGGTCGACCGGCACGGCGAGGACACGGCCCGGCAGTACGCGACCGCCAACCAGCAAGGTGTCGAGCAGGTCGCCCAACTCGCCGAGACACTCCGGATCGACTGCGAGCTGATCCGGACTCCGGCGTACGTCTACTCGGCCCAGTCGGCGGACGGCCTGCGCCGGGAGGCGGAGGTGGCCGCGTCGCTCGGGCTGCCCGCGGTGTTCGACGAGGATCCGCAGATCGGCGTACCGGCCGTCGGCGCGGTGCGTTTCGACGACCAGGTCCAGTTCCACCCGCTGAAGTACCTGGCCGGTCTGGCGACCGCGTTCGTCGCGGCCGGCGGGCAGATCTTCGAGGACAGCCGGGTGGTCGCCGTCGACGAGAAGGACGACCAGGCCCAGGTCTCCACCGAGAGCGGCCCGGTCGTGACCGCGGACCAGGTCGTGATGGCGACCCTGCTCCCGCTCGGCATGACCGGCGGCTACTTCGCCCGGGCCAGGCCCCAGCAGTCGCACGGCATCGCGGTCCGGCTGCCCGTCGAGGCCCCGGCCGGGATGGCCATCTCGACCGACTCCCCCGTGCGGTCCACCCGGCCCTGGCCCGGCGGCGGGCCGAACGGCCTGATCGTGGTCGGCGGCGGCCACGAGACCGGTGACGTCGAGGACACCGAGGCGATCTACGCGAGCCTGCTCGACTGGGTCGGGTCGACCTGGAACTTCGCGCCCACTGCGGAGTACCGCTGGTCGGCCGAGGACTTCAGTACGCCGGACCTGCTGCCGTACGTCGGCCGCTCCCCCGGCAGCGACCGCACGTTCGTTGCCACCGGCATGCACAAGTGGGGCCTGAGCAACGGTACGGCGGCCGCGCGCCAGCTCGCCGAGCAGATCGCCGGCCGCGACGACCCGTGGAACGGCCTGTACGACGCCGGCCGGATCGGCGGCCCGCGGGCGGTCGCCAAGGTGATCAAGGACAACCTGAAGGTCGGCGTGGACTTCGCCGGCGGCCACCTCGCCCGGGCGCTGTCCGGCGGCCTGGACCATCTCGAGATCGGCCAAGGCGGTCTGTTCGAGGTGGACGGCGAGAAGGTCGGCGCCTACCGCGACCGTGACGGCACCCTGCACACGGTGAAGCCGGTCTGCTCGCACCTCGGGTGCCCGCTGGCCTGGAACAACGCCGACACCACCTGGGACTGCAACTGCCACGGCTCCCGTTTCACCCCCGACGGCGACGTACTCGACGGACCGGCCGTCAAGCCGCTCGACCGGTCCTAG
- a CDS encoding VOC family protein translates to MTTRPAEIGDLRLATVVVNATDMDRAAAFWSAALGYQQPDTIGSDDRFARVEDPEGKGPTVLVQRAKDIPAEPAPVHIDLYTSERDRHVDRLTALGATPVDDWDYPAQHDFIVLRDPEGNEFCVIQVD, encoded by the coding sequence ATGACCACTCGCCCGGCCGAGATCGGTGACCTGCGGCTGGCGACCGTCGTCGTGAACGCGACCGACATGGACCGCGCGGCGGCGTTCTGGTCGGCCGCGCTCGGCTACCAGCAGCCGGACACGATCGGCAGCGACGACCGGTTCGCCCGCGTCGAGGATCCCGAGGGCAAGGGACCGACCGTGCTGGTGCAGCGCGCCAAGGACATCCCGGCCGAGCCGGCTCCGGTGCACATCGACCTCTACACCAGCGAGCGCGACCGGCATGTCGACCGCCTGACCGCCCTCGGGGCAACCCCGGTCGACGACTGGGACTACCCGGCACAGCACGACTTCATCGTGCTGCGCGACCCCGAGGGCAACGAGTTCTGCGTCATTCAGGTCGACTGA
- a CDS encoding CinA family protein, with translation MSSSGELTKDAAELAEAISERVQESGQSVAAAESLTSGNIASHLGAAPQASEWFAGGVVAYASQVKFEVLGVEPGPVVTAQAARQMAAGVARLTGADVAVATTGAGGPDPQDGQEPGTVFIGVSSPGGVHATEHHFDGEPADVVHASTVAALQHLLDALSRPE, from the coding sequence ATGAGTTCATCGGGTGAACTGACCAAGGACGCGGCCGAGCTGGCCGAGGCGATCTCCGAGCGAGTCCAGGAAAGCGGGCAGTCAGTGGCTGCTGCGGAGTCGCTGACCAGCGGAAACATCGCCTCCCACCTGGGCGCGGCTCCGCAGGCGAGCGAGTGGTTCGCCGGTGGGGTGGTGGCCTACGCCTCGCAGGTCAAGTTCGAGGTGCTCGGCGTCGAGCCGGGTCCCGTGGTCACCGCCCAGGCCGCCCGGCAGATGGCGGCGGGCGTCGCCCGGCTCACCGGCGCCGACGTCGCGGTCGCCACCACCGGCGCCGGCGGACCCGATCCGCAGGACGGCCAGGAGCCCGGCACGGTCTTCATCGGCGTGAGCTCGCCCGGCGGAGTGCATGCCACCGAGCATCACTTCGACGGCGAACCGGCCGACGTCGTGCACGCGTCGACCGTCGCCGCCCTCCAGCACCTGCTGGACGCGCTCAGTCGACCTGAATGA
- a CDS encoding manganese catalase family protein yields the protein MFFHRQELQFKSTPDQPDAVYARKLQEVLGGQYGEITVAMQYMFQGWNMHTPGKYRDLVFGVGAEEVGHVEMLATMIAQLLEKAPLGITDDAVQDDPTVAAVIGGTDIQQAIVAGAGARAVDSMGNPWQGSYITASGNLLADFQANANAEMQGRVQVARLYHMTDDHGVRDLLSFLLARDTMHQNMWLAAAAELREEGAEDLPVPSNFPQGKEHTEVSYQYLNFSDGQTAAEGSWAQGPTPDGHGEFTYHDGPTTSAPMPSPTRPDARFYGTTDLPNAVEKLAGRAQDKLKRE from the coding sequence ATGTTCTTCCATCGTCAGGAACTGCAGTTCAAGTCCACCCCTGACCAGCCGGACGCCGTCTACGCGCGCAAACTGCAGGAAGTGCTCGGCGGCCAGTACGGCGAGATCACCGTCGCCATGCAGTACATGTTCCAGGGCTGGAACATGCACACGCCGGGCAAGTACCGCGACCTGGTCTTCGGCGTCGGCGCCGAAGAGGTCGGGCACGTCGAGATGCTGGCCACGATGATCGCCCAGCTGCTGGAGAAGGCGCCGCTGGGCATCACCGACGACGCCGTGCAGGACGACCCGACCGTCGCCGCCGTGATCGGCGGCACCGACATCCAGCAGGCGATCGTCGCCGGCGCCGGCGCCCGGGCGGTCGACAGCATGGGCAACCCCTGGCAGGGCAGCTACATCACCGCCAGCGGCAACCTGCTCGCCGACTTCCAGGCCAACGCGAACGCAGAGATGCAGGGCCGGGTGCAGGTGGCGCGGCTCTACCACATGACCGACGACCACGGGGTCCGCGACCTGCTGTCGTTCCTGCTGGCGCGCGACACCATGCACCAGAACATGTGGCTCGCGGCCGCCGCCGAGCTGCGCGAGGAGGGCGCCGAGGACCTGCCGGTGCCGAGCAACTTCCCGCAGGGCAAGGAGCACACCGAGGTCTCCTACCAGTACCTGAACTTCAGCGACGGGCAGACCGCGGCCGAGGGCAGCTGGGCCCAGGGCCCGACGCCGGACGGCCACGGCGAGTTCACCTACCACGACGGCCCGACGACCAGCGCGCCGATGCCGTCGCCGACCCGGCCCGACGCCCGGTTCTACGGCACGACCGACCTGCCGAACGCGGTGGAGAAGCTGGCCGGCCGGGCGCAGGACAAGCTCAAGCGGGAATGA
- the ctaD gene encoding cytochrome c oxidase subunit I produces MTEIARRERARTGSSSAARPVARRRLGQLAVRVLTTTDHKLIGHLYLITSFVFFLLAGVMALLIRAELFSPGLQIVNEEVYNQLFTMHGTIMLLLFATPLFVGFANVIMPVQIGAPDVAFPRLNMFSYWLFLFGGLITLGAFLTPQGAADFGWTAYTPLSDAVRSPAIGGDLWIMGLWMAGLGTILGAVNFITTIITMRAPGMTMFRMPIFTWNTFVTSMMVLIAFPILAGALLMLEADRRLGAHIYEPSTGGPLLWQHLFWFFGHPEVYIIALPFFGIITEILPVFSRKPVFGYVGLVAATITIALYSVVVWAHHMFVTGAISLPFFSLMTFIIAVPTGVKFFNWIGTMWGGSISFDTPMLWSVGFLTTFLLGGLTGVILASPTLDYQLSDSYFVVAHFHYVVFGTVVFAMFAGFYFWWPKMTGRMLDERLGKLHFWLLFIGFHATFLVQHWLGAEGMPRRYADYAANEGFTVLHQVSSVGAMLLGASTLPFLYNVYKSRRAPMVNTDDPWGWGRSLEWATSSPPPRHNFVKLPRIRSESPAFDLHHPTVAKMEYADSGAQEDNLLDAGEDEGRLDQLDRSERSDGPDRSDEDRAEEDRRR; encoded by the coding sequence ATGACCGAGATCGCTCGTCGCGAGCGCGCTCGTACCGGCTCCTCCTCGGCGGCGCGCCCGGTGGCGCGCCGCCGGCTGGGGCAGTTGGCCGTGCGCGTGCTGACCACCACCGATCACAAGCTGATCGGTCACCTGTACCTGATCACGTCGTTCGTGTTCTTCCTGCTGGCCGGCGTGATGGCGCTGCTGATCCGGGCGGAGCTGTTCTCGCCGGGTCTGCAGATCGTGAACGAGGAGGTCTACAACCAGCTCTTCACCATGCACGGCACGATCATGCTGCTGCTGTTCGCGACGCCGCTGTTCGTCGGCTTCGCGAACGTGATCATGCCGGTCCAGATCGGCGCCCCCGACGTCGCCTTTCCCCGCCTCAACATGTTCAGCTACTGGCTGTTCCTGTTCGGCGGGCTGATCACGCTGGGCGCCTTCCTCACCCCGCAGGGCGCCGCGGACTTCGGCTGGACCGCGTACACCCCGCTGTCGGACGCCGTACGCTCCCCCGCGATCGGCGGCGACCTGTGGATCATGGGGTTGTGGATGGCCGGCCTGGGCACCATTCTCGGCGCGGTCAACTTCATCACCACGATCATCACCATGCGGGCCCCCGGCATGACGATGTTCCGGATGCCGATCTTCACCTGGAACACGTTCGTCACCTCGATGATGGTGCTGATCGCGTTCCCGATCCTGGCCGGCGCGCTGCTGATGCTGGAGGCCGACCGCCGGCTCGGGGCACACATCTACGAACCGTCGACCGGCGGCCCGTTGCTGTGGCAGCACCTGTTCTGGTTCTTCGGCCATCCCGAGGTCTACATCATCGCGCTGCCGTTCTTCGGCATCATCACCGAGATCCTGCCGGTGTTCAGCCGCAAGCCTGTCTTCGGCTACGTCGGCCTGGTCGCGGCCACCATCACGATCGCGCTGTACTCCGTGGTGGTCTGGGCGCACCACATGTTCGTCACCGGCGCGATCAGCCTGCCGTTCTTCTCGTTGATGACGTTCATCATCGCGGTCCCGACCGGGGTGAAGTTCTTCAACTGGATCGGCACCATGTGGGGCGGGTCCATCTCGTTCGACACCCCGATGCTGTGGTCGGTCGGTTTTCTGACGACCTTCCTGCTCGGTGGCCTCACCGGCGTCATCCTGGCCTCGCCGACGCTGGACTACCAACTCAGTGACTCGTACTTCGTGGTTGCGCACTTCCACTACGTGGTGTTCGGCACGGTGGTGTTCGCGATGTTCGCCGGCTTCTACTTCTGGTGGCCGAAGATGACCGGCCGGATGCTCGACGAGCGGCTCGGCAAGCTGCACTTCTGGCTGCTGTTCATCGGCTTCCACGCGACGTTCCTGGTCCAGCACTGGCTCGGTGCGGAGGGCATGCCCCGCCGGTACGCCGACTACGCCGCCAACGAGGGCTTCACCGTGCTGCACCAGGTGTCGTCGGTCGGCGCGATGCTGCTCGGAGCGTCCACCCTGCCGTTCCTCTACAACGTCTACAAGTCCCGCCGGGCGCCGATGGTCAACACCGACGACCCGTGGGGCTGGGGCCGCTCGCTGGAGTGGGCGACCAGCTCACCGCCGCCCCGGCACAACTTCGTGAAGCTGCCGCGGATCCGGTCGGAGAGCCCGGCCTTCGACCTGCACCACCCGACGGTGGCCAAGATGGAGTACGCCGACAGCGGGGCCCAGGAGGACAACCTGCTGGACGCCGGCGAGGACGAGGGACGGCTGGATCAGCTCGACCGGTCGGAGCGGTCCGACGGACCGGACCGGTCGGACGAGGACCGCGCCGAGGAGGATCGCCGCCGCTGA
- a CDS encoding ANTAR domain-containing protein, which yields MKHRSSAPHRDARFHWLVPVDPSLDLGLEFVPGLLIGSLAGHLRDRSSDRLRSTFRDALAQRPERVLLDFAGLVSLEEQALAGLLGVLDHARSTELPVAVASPLPGQREVVGRVSARQQRAVLTFQSLDEAVAGVMAVPGAPLPDQETLLAEVRNLHRAMMSRACIDQAKGILMAVYGLDDAAAFAMLVWHSRRSGLALRVLAERFVETVRARGPAVLTPHRTDAILAELADRGRRYDRAR from the coding sequence ATGAAGCACCGGTCTTCGGCACCCCACCGCGACGCTCGTTTCCACTGGCTGGTCCCGGTGGATCCGAGTCTGGATCTGGGCCTCGAGTTCGTTCCCGGGCTGCTGATCGGCAGCCTGGCCGGCCATCTGCGGGACCGGTCGTCGGACCGGCTCAGATCGACCTTCCGCGACGCCTTGGCCCAACGTCCCGAGCGGGTGCTGCTCGACTTCGCCGGACTGGTCAGTCTGGAGGAGCAGGCGCTGGCCGGCTTGCTCGGCGTGCTCGACCACGCCCGGTCGACCGAGCTCCCGGTGGCGGTCGCCAGCCCGCTGCCCGGTCAGCGTGAGGTGGTCGGCCGCGTCTCGGCCCGCCAGCAGCGGGCCGTGCTGACCTTCCAGTCACTCGACGAGGCGGTCGCCGGGGTGATGGCGGTGCCGGGGGCGCCGCTGCCGGACCAGGAGACGTTGCTGGCGGAGGTCCGCAACCTGCACCGCGCGATGATGAGCCGGGCCTGCATCGACCAGGCCAAAGGCATTCTGATGGCCGTCTACGGGCTCGACGACGCGGCCGCGTTCGCGATGCTGGTGTGGCACTCCCGAAGGTCGGGGCTGGCGCTGAGAGTGCTGGCCGAACGGTTCGTCGAGACGGTCCGCGCCCGTGGGCCGGCCGTGCTGACGCCGCACCGCACCGACGCGATCCTGGCGGAGCTGGCCGATCGCGGACGGCGGTACGACCGGGCCCGCTGA
- a CDS encoding sigma-70 family RNA polymerase sigma factor: MTITAPPSRPTSGPAVTQVEHRNQQAAQVERLLRLAAEETGARRTELIEQAVVEGVPMARTLAARYHRRGVDSDDLLQVASVGLVKAAHGYRPGPDTDFRSYAIPTIRGELRRHFRDQAWMVRPPRRIQDLQTAINAAEADLASTLQHWPTTEDLAAAIGVPVEDIVDAQRAQGCFRPASLDAKLTGAPALSLGTVIADKTNTYELVDHIETLRPVVEDLPARDRLILHRRFVDHRTQAEIGEEIGVSQMQVSRLLREILLTLRAALAA; this comes from the coding sequence ATGACCATCACCGCACCCCCTTCCCGGCCCACCTCCGGGCCGGCCGTCACGCAGGTCGAACACCGCAACCAGCAGGCGGCGCAGGTCGAACGGCTGCTGCGGCTGGCCGCCGAGGAGACCGGTGCGCGGCGTACGGAGCTGATCGAGCAGGCCGTCGTCGAAGGCGTTCCGATGGCCCGCACACTGGCCGCCCGGTACCACCGGCGCGGAGTCGACAGCGACGACCTGCTGCAGGTGGCCTCGGTCGGACTGGTCAAGGCCGCACACGGCTACCGGCCCGGTCCGGACACCGACTTCCGGTCGTACGCGATCCCGACGATCCGGGGCGAGCTGCGGCGGCACTTCCGTGACCAGGCGTGGATGGTCCGGCCGCCGCGCCGGATCCAGGACCTGCAGACCGCGATCAACGCCGCCGAGGCCGACCTGGCCTCGACGTTGCAGCACTGGCCGACCACCGAGGACCTGGCCGCCGCGATCGGCGTACCGGTCGAGGACATCGTGGACGCCCAGCGCGCCCAGGGGTGCTTCCGGCCCGCGTCGCTCGACGCGAAACTGACCGGCGCGCCGGCCCTCTCGCTGGGCACGGTGATCGCTGACAAGACGAACACCTACGAGTTGGTCGACCACATCGAGACCTTGCGCCCGGTGGTCGAGGACCTGCCGGCCCGCGACCGGCTGATCCTGCACCGGCGCTTCGTCGACCACCGCACGCAGGCGGAGATCGGCGAGGAGATCGGCGTCAGCCAGATGCAGGTGTCCCGGCTGCTGCGGGAGATCCTGCTGACACTCCGAGCGGCGTTGGCCGCCTGA
- a CDS encoding LacI family DNA-binding transcriptional regulator — protein MPQLRGRVTLATVAASAGVSVATVSKVLNGRSDVSESTRARVQEILRQHDYVGRRPEPPVERATVELFYQGFLNSYSVEVIQGVVEAGQAADVDVVVRTHPPRGHNRGSGRAAPWIRELAASGRRAAIGITSELSEADLAALARARLPLVVVDPIDIAQPDVTSVGSTNFAGGMAATQHLLSLGHRRIAYLGGPPTSGCNQARMNGFRGAMEAAGAEVPKEYVWMREFLYEDGLAGGAALLDLPEPPTAIFAGSDEVALGALEAARARGLRVPEDLSVVGFDDTQLARLASPQLTTVRQPIREMGAVALRTALQLAAGEKVDSHHVELATRLIVRSSAAAPARVPSGAVS, from the coding sequence GTGCCGCAGTTGAGAGGCCGGGTCACGTTGGCCACCGTCGCGGCCTCCGCTGGAGTGTCGGTGGCGACGGTGTCCAAGGTGCTCAACGGCCGCAGCGACGTGTCGGAGTCGACCCGGGCGCGGGTGCAGGAGATCCTGCGCCAGCACGACTATGTCGGACGCCGGCCGGAGCCACCGGTCGAGCGGGCCACGGTCGAGCTGTTCTACCAGGGCTTCCTGAACAGCTACTCGGTCGAGGTGATCCAGGGCGTGGTCGAGGCCGGCCAGGCGGCCGACGTGGACGTGGTCGTCCGGACGCATCCGCCGCGCGGCCACAACCGCGGCTCCGGCCGGGCGGCGCCGTGGATCCGTGAGCTCGCCGCGAGCGGCCGGCGGGCCGCGATCGGCATCACCTCCGAACTGAGCGAGGCCGACCTGGCCGCGCTGGCGCGGGCCCGGCTGCCGCTGGTCGTGGTGGACCCGATCGACATCGCCCAGCCGGACGTCACCAGCGTCGGGTCGACGAACTTCGCCGGCGGGATGGCGGCCACCCAGCACCTGCTCTCGCTGGGCCACCGCCGGATCGCCTACCTCGGCGGTCCGCCGACGTCGGGCTGCAACCAGGCGCGGATGAACGGCTTCCGCGGCGCGATGGAGGCGGCCGGCGCCGAGGTGCCGAAGGAGTACGTCTGGATGCGCGAGTTCCTCTACGAGGACGGTCTGGCCGGCGGCGCCGCGCTGCTCGACCTGCCGGAACCACCGACCGCGATCTTCGCCGGCAGCGACGAGGTCGCGCTCGGCGCGTTGGAGGCCGCGCGGGCCCGCGGGCTGCGGGTGCCGGAGGATCTCAGCGTGGTCGGCTTCGACGACACCCAGCTCGCCCGGCTTGCCTCACCGCAGCTGACCACGGTCCGGCAGCCGATCCGGGAGATGGGAGCTGTTGCCCTGCGCACCGCTCTGCAGCTGGCCGCGGGGGAGAAGGTCGACTCCCACCACGTCGAGCTCGCCACCCGCCTGATCGTGCGCAGCTCGGCCGCCGCGCCGGCCCGGGTTCCGTCCGGTGCCGTCTCCTGA